The Simkaniaceae bacterium genome contains a region encoding:
- a CDS encoding transposase has protein sequence GHIYNGLSLSDRIWECPSCKKTLDRDINAAKNILTVGLAGLAFGESGRLGNNNLLQSCSL, from the coding sequence GTGGACATATCTATAATGGATTAAGCTTAAGTGATAGAATCTGGGAGTGTCCTTCTTGTAAGAAAACGCTCGATAGAGATATCAATGCAGCTAAGAATATTTTAACCGTCGGGCTGGCGGGGTTAGCCTTTGGAGAGAGCGGAAGACTCGGCAACAATAATTTGTTGCAAAGCTGTTCTCTGTGA